A window of the Glaciimonas sp. CA11.2 genome harbors these coding sequences:
- a CDS encoding acyl-CoA dehydrogenase C-terminal domain-containing protein — translation MGQYVAPLRDMQFVMHELLHVEDELKQLPKHAEIDADIINQILEEGGKFTSQVLFPLNHSGDREGCAHDKEHKTVTTPKGFKEAYKQYVEAGWPALSCVPEFGGQGLPLVMNNSFYEMMNSANQAWTMYPGLSHGAYECLLEHGTPEQKAVYLPKLVSGEWTGTMCLTESHCGTDLGMLRSKAEPQPDGSYLITGSKIFISAGEHDMADNILHLVLARLPDAPQGSKGISLFLVPKFLPNADGTLGARNPITCGAIEEKMGIHGNSTCQMNLDGAAGWIIGGPHKGLNAMFVFMNAARLGVGMQGLGLTEVAYQNALVYAKDRIQMRSLSGIKAPDKAADPIIVHPDVRRMLLTAKAYAEGGRAFCTYVALQIDKELNHPDEAVRKDAADEVALLTPIVKAFITDNAWIATSECMQVYGGHGYIAEWGMEQYVRDARINMIYEGTNTIQSLDLLGRKVLMDNGVKLKKFGAKVQAFIEENGTDEALSEFITPLADLGDKVTKLTMEIGMKSFQNKDEAGAAAVPYLRVVGHLVYAYFFAQMAKIALEKQDSGDTFYVSKLATARFYFARLLPETAMLIRQARAGSASLMALDADLF, via the coding sequence ATGGGTCAATACGTCGCGCCGCTGCGGGATATGCAATTCGTTATGCACGAGTTGTTACATGTCGAAGATGAACTGAAGCAGTTGCCGAAGCATGCGGAGATTGATGCGGATATCATCAATCAGATATTGGAAGAGGGCGGTAAATTTACGTCGCAGGTATTGTTTCCGCTAAACCATTCCGGTGACCGCGAAGGATGCGCGCACGATAAAGAACATAAAACTGTTACCACGCCAAAGGGCTTCAAAGAAGCTTATAAGCAATACGTTGAAGCCGGTTGGCCCGCGCTGTCGTGCGTGCCGGAATTTGGTGGCCAGGGTTTGCCGCTGGTGATGAATAATTCGTTTTACGAGATGATGAATTCTGCCAATCAAGCATGGACTATGTATCCTGGCTTGTCGCACGGCGCTTACGAGTGCTTACTTGAGCATGGAACGCCAGAACAAAAAGCGGTGTATCTGCCAAAGCTGGTATCAGGCGAATGGACCGGCACCATGTGTCTGACCGAATCGCATTGCGGCACAGATCTTGGCATGTTGCGCTCAAAAGCCGAGCCGCAGCCGGATGGTTCTTATCTGATTACGGGCAGCAAGATTTTTATCTCCGCTGGTGAACACGATATGGCCGACAACATCCTGCATTTGGTCCTGGCACGGTTGCCTGATGCGCCGCAAGGATCAAAAGGGATTTCGTTATTTTTGGTGCCGAAATTCTTGCCTAATGCAGATGGCACTCTCGGTGCACGTAATCCAATCACATGCGGTGCCATTGAAGAAAAAATGGGTATCCACGGCAATTCAACCTGCCAGATGAATCTGGATGGCGCGGCAGGCTGGATTATTGGCGGTCCGCATAAAGGCTTGAATGCGATGTTTGTGTTCATGAACGCGGCGCGTCTGGGTGTCGGCATGCAAGGTCTTGGTCTCACGGAAGTCGCTTATCAAAATGCCTTGGTCTACGCCAAAGACCGGATACAGATGCGTAGCTTGTCAGGTATCAAAGCGCCGGATAAAGCTGCCGATCCGATCATCGTGCATCCAGACGTGCGGCGCATGCTATTGACTGCCAAGGCCTACGCAGAAGGCGGCCGTGCATTCTGCACCTATGTTGCCTTGCAAATTGACAAGGAATTAAATCATCCCGACGAAGCGGTGCGTAAAGATGCGGCTGATGAGGTGGCATTGCTGACGCCAATCGTTAAAGCGTTTATCACGGACAACGCCTGGATCGCCACTTCAGAGTGTATGCAAGTCTATGGCGGCCATGGTTATATCGCTGAATGGGGCATGGAGCAATATGTGCGTGATGCCCGTATCAACATGATTTATGAAGGTACCAATACGATTCAGTCATTGGATTTGTTAGGCCGTAAAGTGTTGATGGATAACGGCGTCAAGTTGAAGAAATTCGGTGCCAAAGTGCAAGCTTTTATCGAAGAGAATGGCACGGACGAAGCCTTATCGGAGTTCATCACGCCGCTGGCCGATTTGGGTGATAAGGTCACTAAACTGACGATGGAAATCGGTATGAAGTCGTTCCAGAATAAAGACGAAGCCGGTGCCGCTGCGGTACCCTATTTGCGCGTAGTTGGTCATTTGGTGTATGCGTACTTCTTTGCACAGATGGCAAAAATAGCGTTGGAAAAGCAAGACAGTGGCGATACCTTTTACGTGTCTAAACTAGCAACGGCGCGCTTTTACTTTGCCCGTTTATTGCCAGAAACAGCCATGTTGATCCGCCAGGCACGCGCCGGTTCGGCTAGCCTTATGGCGTTGGATGCTGACCTGTTTTAA